GATCGCGTATCTCCTTGATGGTGGGCCTGCTCGCGACCGTTGTGTCGATGGTGATCGGATCGGGGATCGGGATCATCGCCGGCTACCGAGGGGGGTTCACCGACTCGGCGTTGATGCGTCTGACCGATTGGTTCCTCGTGATCCCCTGGCTGGCGCTGGCGATCACCTTGGCCGCGATCCTCGGGCAGTCGCTGCTGATCATCACGCTCGTGATCGGACTGACGTCGTGGGCGGGGACTGCGAGGCTCGTGCGCGCACAAGTGTTGTCGGTCCGTGAGCGGCTGTACGTCGAGCGCGCGCGCGGGCTCGGCGCGAAGCAACGGCATCTGATCGGGCACCACGTGCTGCCGAACGTGTTCCCGGTGATCTTCGCGAACACGATCCTCACCGTTGCCCTCGCGATCCTGTCCGAGTCGACGTTGTCGTTCCTCGGACTCGGCGACCCGGCCCGGATCTCGTGGGGTGCCATCCTCGAGAACGCGTTCGCGGAGGGGGCGTCGACCCTCGGCGCCTGGTGGTGGCTGGCGGCGCCGGGTGTAGCGATCGTCCTCGTGACCCTCGGGTTCACGATGTGCGGGTACGCGCTCGACGAGATCATCAACCCGAGGCTGCGCGGCCGATGAGCATCCTCGAGGTCGCCGAGCTTGCCGTCACCTACATCACCGAGGGCGGGGACGTTCCAGCCGTGCGCGGCGTCGACCTCCGGATCGAACCGGGCGAGGTGCTCGGGCTCGCCGGGGAGTCCGGTTGCGGCAAGTCCACGATGGGTCTCGCGCTGTTGCGACTGCTCCCCGACGGAACGAAGGTCAGCGGCCGGGTCCAGCTCGACGGGCGGGACGTCCTGGCGATGTCGAAGAGCGAGGTTCGTGCCGTGCGGTGGTCGCAGGCGTCGATCGTGTTCCAGGGGGCGATGCACTCCCTGGACCCGGTGATCCGCGTGGGAGACCAGATCGCCGAGGCGATGATCGCGCACGGGAGCCAGGACGGGCGCCGCGCGATCACCGCCCGGGTGAGCGAGCTGCTCGAACAGGTCGGGATCCCCGCGCGCCGCGCGCGGGACTTCCCCCACGAGTTCTCCGGCGGGCAGCGCCAGCGGGTGATGATCGCGATGGCGCTCGCGTGCGAACCCAAGCTCGTGATCGCCGACGAGCCGACCACCGCACTCGACGTGATGGTGCAGGCTCAGGTGCTCCGGTTGCTGAACGACCTGCAGCGCGATCTGGGGCTGGCGATGCTGTTCATCACCCACGATCTCTCGGTGCTCACCGAGGTCTCGGACCGGCTCGCGATCATGTACGCGGGCCGCATCGTCGAGGAGGGTCCGGCGCGCGAGGTTTTCGAATCCCCGCAGCATCCCTACACACGCGCGCTCGCGGCGGCGTTCCCGAAGATCGGGGACGAACGGTTCGTCGGCCGGCCCGCGGGTCTCGGGGGCGATCCCCCCGATCCGCGGGAGCTGCCGGCCGGCTGCACGTTCGCGCCCCGCTGCCCCGAGGTGTTCGATCGGTGCGTCCAGGTCGACCCGCCACTGTTCGCGGCGGGCGAAGGTCGCCGCTCGGCCTGCCTGCTCGTCGAGGACGCGTCGGTCGAGGGTGCCAGGTGAGCGGTCCGCTGCTGGAGGTGCGCGATCTGCACGTGACGTTCCGCTCGCGGACCGGATTCGTGGGCGGCCTGCTCGGCCGGAAGCCCGTGGCCGCCCGTGCGGTCGACGGCGTCTCGCTCGAGATCGGGGAGGGAGAGATCCTCGCGCTCGCGGGCGAGTCCGGGTGCGGCAAGACGACGCTGGCGCGCGCGATCATGGGCTTCGTCCGGCCCGAGTCGGGCGAGATCCGCTTCGATGGGGAACCGCTCGGCACCAGCGGTCGCGACCTGCGGGAGCACCGCCGGCAGGTGCAGATGATCTACCAGGACCCGTCCGGTGCATTGAACCCGCGACAGACCGTCTACGACGCGGTCGCCGAGGGCGTGCGGATCCACGACATGGAGGGCGACGAGGAACGGCGCGTCGCGGACGCGATGTCCCGCGCGGGCCTGCGCCCTCCCGAGCGCTCGTTCCTGTCGTACCCGCACGAGTTGTCCGGTGGTCAACGCCAGCGCGTCGTGATCGCGGGCGCGCTCGCGCTCGAGCCGCGGCTGATCGTCGCCGACGAGCCGGTCTCGAACCTGGACGCGTCGGTGCGCGGGGAGATCCTCCGCCTGCTGCTGCAGCTGCGCGACGACGCGAAGATCAGCCTGATGATCG
The sequence above is a segment of the Actinomycetota bacterium genome. Coding sequences within it:
- a CDS encoding ABC transporter permease, yielding MATATAPARSSKELAWSRRRATVRRVWATFRTSKMGMGGLAILVLAVFVAVFAPFLADYSDLDPTRIDGPILSPPSWAYPFGTDNLGRSVLSLVIWGSRISLMVGLLATVVSMVIGSGIGIIAGYRGGFTDSALMRLTDWFLVIPWLALAITLAAILGQSLLIITLVIGLTSWAGTARLVRAQVLSVRERLYVERARGLGAKQRHLIGHHVLPNVFPVIFANTILTVALAILSESTLSFLGLGDPARISWGAILENAFAEGASTLGAWWWLAAPGVAIVLVTLGFTMCGYALDEIINPRLRGR
- a CDS encoding ABC transporter ATP-binding protein encodes the protein MSILEVAELAVTYITEGGDVPAVRGVDLRIEPGEVLGLAGESGCGKSTMGLALLRLLPDGTKVSGRVQLDGRDVLAMSKSEVRAVRWSQASIVFQGAMHSLDPVIRVGDQIAEAMIAHGSQDGRRAITARVSELLEQVGIPARRARDFPHEFSGGQRQRVMIAMALACEPKLVIADEPTTALDVMVQAQVLRLLNDLQRDLGLAMLFITHDLSVLTEVSDRLAIMYAGRIVEEGPAREVFESPQHPYTRALAAAFPKIGDERFVGRPAGLGGDPPDPRELPAGCTFAPRCPEVFDRCVQVDPPLFAAGEGRRSACLLVEDASVEGAR
- a CDS encoding ABC transporter ATP-binding protein: MTFRSRTGFVGGLLGRKPVAARAVDGVSLEIGEGEILALAGESGCGKTTLARAIMGFVRPESGEIRFDGEPLGTSGRDLREHRRQVQMIYQDPSGALNPRQTVYDAVAEGVRIHDMEGDEERRVADAMSRAGLRPPERSFLSYPHELSGGQRQRVVIAGALALEPRLIVADEPVSNLDASVRGEILRLLLQLRDDAKISLMIVTHDLGLAWTVADRVAVMYLGRIVEVGPTRSLLTRPLHPYTQALLAAVPETGGLDRPFLQGEPPDPTRIPSGCRFHPRCPALADGRAAAAGVAGACEKDDLTLVELEPGHHVACHLAATEH